A part of Aegilops tauschii subsp. strangulata cultivar AL8/78 chromosome 2, Aet v6.0, whole genome shotgun sequence genomic DNA contains:
- the LOC109747226 gene encoding desmethyl-deoxy-podophyllotoxin synthase, which produces MRCIMHTARQCHSELCRSETGATAQSMESLQLYQYQLLLTLLAIVVPLLCLNRAVRRHRRRHREGARLLPPSPWALPVIGHLHHLVGDLPHRAMRDLARRHGPLLLLRLGGLPVVVASSADAAREVMVARDVDFATRPISRMIRLCIPEGAEGIVFAPYGDKWRQIRKICTVELLSARRVQSFRPVREEEAGRLLLAVAAAAASSTPVNLSQRLSAYAADSAVRAIIGSRFKDRDKFLVMLERGIRLFARMSLPDLYPSSRLAMLVSRMPGRMKRHQEEGAAFMDAVVQEHQENRAADDDKEDLLDVLLRIQREGHLQFPMSTDNIKSAVGDMFAGGSDTSATTLIWTMAELLKNPRVMRKAQDEVRRALAGQPNVTEDSLGGLNYMRLVIKEVLRLHPPAPLLLPRECMNDCRVLGFDVPKGTMVLVNAWAVSRDPAHWDAAEEFIPERFERGEVDFKGADMEYTPFGAGRRMCPGMSFGLANVELALAGLLYHFDWELPGGAQAKELDMTEKMGVTVRLRRDLLLVPVVRVPLPLD; this is translated from the exons ATGCGATGCATTATGCATACGGCGCGTCAGTGTCACTCTGAACTGTGCCGTTCTGAAACTGGAGCTACCGCTCAAAGCATGGAGTCGTTGCAGCTCTACCAGTACCAGCTCCTCCTCACTCTCCTGGCCATTGTCGTCCCTCTTCTATGCCTCAACCGCGCGGTGCGCCGGCACCGGCGCCGGCACCGCGAGGGTGCCCGCCTGCTGCCTCCGTCTCCGTGGGCACTCCCTGTCATCGGCCACCTCCACCACCTCGTGGGAGACCTGCCGCACCGCGCCATGCGCGACCTGGCGCGACGCCACGGCCCTCTCCTGCTGCTCCGCCTCGGCGGCCTCCCCGTCGTGGTCGCCTCCTCCGCGGACGCCGCGCGCGAGGTCATGGTGGCGCGCGACGTCGACTTCGCCACGCGCCCCATCAGCCGCATGATCCGCCTGTGCATCCCCGAGGGAGCAGAGGGGATAGTCTTCGCGCCGTATGGTGACAAGTGGCGGCAGATCCGCAAGATCTGCACCGTCGAGCTGCTGAGCGCCCGGCGCGTCCAGTCCTTCCGGCCCGTGcgcgaggaggaggccggccggctgctcctggcggtggcggcggccgcCGCGTCGTCTACCCCGGTGAACCTCAGCCAGCGGCTGTCGGCGTACGCGGCCGACTCGGCGGTGCGCGCCATCATCGGGAGCAGGTTCAAGGACCGGGATAAGTTCCTGGTGATGCTGGAGCGCGGGATCAGGCTGTTCGCCAGGATGAGCTTGCCGGACCTCTACCCGTCGTCGCGCCTCGCCATGCTCGTCAGCCGGATGCCGGGCCGGATGAAGCGGCACCAGGAAGAAGGTGCCGCGTTCATGGACGCCGTCGTCCAGGAGCACCAGGAGAACAGAGCAGCCGATGACGACAAGGAGGACTTGCTCGACGTGCTCCTGAGGATCCAGCGGGAAGGCCACCTGCAGTTCCCCATGTCCACTGACAACATCAAGTCGGCCGTCGGG GACATGTTCGCCGGGGGCAGTGACACGTCGGCAACCACGCTGATCTGGACCATGGCCGAGCTCTTGAAGAACCCCAGGGTGATGCGGAAGGCGCAAGACGAGGTCCGGCGAGCCCTCGCCGGACAACCCAACGTGACAGAGGACTCCCTAGGCGGCCTCAACTACATGCGCCTGGTGATCAAGGAGGTGCTCCGGCTGCACCCTCCggcgccgctgctgctgccgcggGAGTGCATGAACGACTGTCGGGTCTTGGGCTTCGACGTGCCCAAGGGTACCATGGTGCTCGTCAACGCCTGGGCCGTCAGCAGGGACCCCGCCCACTGGGACGCCGCCGAAGAGTTCATACCGGAGAGGTTCGAGCGCGGCGAGGTCGACTTCAAGGGGGCCGACATGGAGTACACGCCGTTCGGAGCGGGCCGGCGGATGTGCCCCGGGATGTCGTTCGGCTTGGCCAACGTGGAGCTCGCGCTCGCCGGGCTGCTGTACCATTTCGACTGGGAGCTGCCCGGCGGGGCGCAGGCCAAGGAGCTCGACATGACGGAGAAGATGGGAGTCACCGTGCGGCTGCGCCGTGACCTTCTACTTGTTCCGGTGGTCCGAGTGCCCTTACCACTAGACTAG